In the genome of Actinomadura luzonensis, the window GCGCAGCCAGGCGGGGAACGGCTCGCCGGTGCGCTCGGCCTCCTCGATGACGGGGGCGAACGCCGGGATCGTCCTGGTCATCTCGGTGGCCGCCACCGGGACGATCGCGTTCACGGTGATGCCGGCCCTGGCCAGCTCCATCGCCCAGGTGCGGGCCATGGCGACGATCCCGGCCTTGGCCGCCGCGTAGTTGGTCTGGCCGAAGTTGCCGCGCTGCCCGGCCGGGGAGGAGACGAGCACGATCCGGCCGCCGTCGCCCTGCTCGCGCATCCGTACGGCCGCCGCGCGGGCGCAGGTGAACGTGCCCCGCAGGTGGACCCGCACCACCGCGTCGAAGTCGTCGTCGGTCATCTTCCACAGCACGCGGTCGCGCAGGATGCCGGCGTTGGTCACCAGGACGTCCAGGCGTCCGAACCGCTCGACCGCCGTGCCGACCAGCCGCTCGGCGGCCGGCGTGTCGCCGACGGCGGCCACCACGCCCGCCGCGCGGCCGCCCGCGCCGGTGATCCTCTTGACCGCGGCGTCCACGGCCTCCTGGCCGACGTCGTTGACCACGACGGCCGCGCCGGCGGCGGCCAGTGCCTCGGCGTAGGCCAGGCCCAGCCCGCGCCCGCTCCCGGTGACGACGGCGACCTTGCCGCTGAGATCCATGTCCCACTCCATCCCGATTGACAGGAAACCTGTCGATCGAGAGCGTGTCATCGATCAGGAAACCTGTCAATGCCCTAGGCTGGGAGCCCGGGCGGGGAGCGAGGTGCGGGGACGATGACGGAGATCCAGGCGCGGCGGGAACGGGCCAAGGCGCCCGCGTCGCTGCTCTACATGGTCAAGCGGCTGGAGCTGGCCGTGCGCTCGCGTCTCGACGAGGTCGTCCGCCCGGCGGGCATCACCGCGCTGCAGTACACGGCGCTCACCGTGCTCGAACGCCACGACGGCATGTCGGCGGCGCAGCTCGCCCGCGACTCCTTCGTCACCGCCCAGTCCATGGCCGACATGATCCGCACGCTGGAGAACCGGGGCCTGGTCCGCCGCGAGCGCAACCCGGCCAACGGCAGGGAGCTGCTCATCCACCTCACCGAGGACGGCCACGAACTGCTCGCCACCCTGGCCGGGGCCATGCTCGCGCTGGAGGAGCGCATGGTCCTGGCCCTGTCCCCCGAGCAGGCCGACGACTTCCGCCAGGCGCTCGCCACGGCCTGGCGCGCGCTGTCCCGCCGCGACTGACCGGCGACGGCCTCCGGGCGCGGCCGGCCACAGACGGGCCCGCGAGGAGGCCGTGCCGCTGCGGCACCCCCGGCACGGCGACGCGGCCGGGCTGATCGGCACCGGCGTCCCGATCCGCTGCCCGGCCGCCACGGCCGCCCTGGACGAGCCCGCGCCCGCCCTCGGCGAGCACAACGCCGAGATCTAAGGCGGCCTGCTCGGCCGGGGAAGGATCGGACCCGTGGACGAACTGATTCTCGACCTCGACGAGCCCGCCACCCGGGAGCACGTCACCCGGTGCGCCGCCTGCAAGCACCGGCTGCGCACCCCCGAGTCGCGGGCCCTCGGCATCGGACCGGACTGCGCCGCCAAGCTCGGCATCGCGCCCCGCAGGCCCCTCCGCGTCACCGGCGTGCCCACTGGATGGGACGTCGACGGACAGCTCGACCTGCTGGAGGAGACAAGCTGACCAGACATGCCTCGACCAACCCCCTCCGATGAAGGACACTGCGAGAGGGCAAGGCGACCTGCTGGAGGAGACGTGGCACACCCCGAGCTGAACACGGACGTGGTCCTCGCCGCCGTGCGAGACCACGGGCACGAGGCCTACGACGTCCTGGTCAAGGAGTTCCCGTCGGAGGCGGTGATCGAGGAGTTCACCAAGGCCGCCAGGTCGGGCTTCACCACCTTCGGCATCGGCGTGCACCTGGCGGAGCTGACCGACAAGGGACGCAAGCGGCTCGGCTGAGCCGGTCGGCCGAGGGTCCGGCGCACGGTTTCCCGGCCCGCCGGTCTCACGCCTGCCCCGGGGCCGCGCCGGCCTCCCACACGCGCGCGAAGTTGGCGGCGTACGCGTCCACGACGCGGCGCTCCGACAGCTCGACCATCGCCTCGTCGTTGCGCCGCAGGGAGGTGGCGTTGAAGTTGTGGCTGCCGGTCATCACCCAGCCCGGCCCGTGTCCCGGGTCGGTGACCACGAGGTACTTGGAGTGGATGCGGCCGGCGGGGGTCGAGCCGTCGAGCACCCGGCGCGGCACGCCGGCGGCGTCCAGCGCGGCGGTGACCGCCGGGTCGGCCGGGCCGTGCACGACGCGCACCCGGCAGCCCGCCGTCACCAGCGCCGCGAGGCGGTCGACGATGGCGAGCCGGGTGGCGTCCCACTCGGACTGGCCGATCTCGACGCGGGTGCGGCCCTTGGGCTTGCAGCGGACCTGGCCGAGCCGGTCGGCGATCGGGTCGCGGTCGGCGACCGGGTAGAACTGGGCGGTGATCCGGCCGCCCCGCCCGCCGGCGGTGACGGTGGTGTCGTAGTCGGGGTTCTGCACCTCGGCGGCGAGGTCGTCGAAGTACTTGCCGTACCCCGCGAACAGCTCGCGGTTGCCGGGCAGCACGACCAGGTTGTTCCAGTAGCTGGTCGAGTTGACGTCGGTGAGGTTGTTGGACGCCTGGACGACGACGTCCCGCCGGCCGCCCGTCAGCGAGAAGAGCGAGAACTTGTTGTGCATGCCCTTGGTGCCCTGGCAGGAGGTGGTGTTGCCTTCCGGGCTCAGGTGGCTGCAGACGTGCACCCACGACGTGGCCGACTCGTCGGTGCCGAGCGTGCTGATCAGCGACGCGGCGGCCGGGTTGTCGACCTGGTAGCCGTCCATGACCATGCGGATCGCGACGCCGCGGCGGTGGGCGTCGAGCAGCACCGCCGCGTAGTCGGCGCCGGCGTCGCCGGAGACGACGAACTCGGCGATCTCGATCGACGACCCGGCCGGGGCCTGCTTGATCAGCGAGCAGATCCGCTCCACGACCGCGGTCGCGGTGCCGGCGAGCGGGTCGTTGAAGGCGGCCCCGGTCTCGACCGGAACCTCGGCGGCGTTGCGGCAGGCGCTGCGGGCGGGCTCGGGCAGGGCGGCCCGCGCGGCGGGGACGCCGACCGCCTGCGCGCACAGCGCGGTCAGGGCGGCGGCGAGGACCGCAGGGCGGAGGAAACGGGTTCGAGGCATGAGGGTCTTTCCAGGTGCTCACATTAACGTTAATGGGATCGCTGGCCGATGCTAGGACCGAGGGGTTCGGCCGTCAAGAGCGCATCCGCTCTCACCTCGCAACGCTGTCCGGACAAGCTGGCCGTCCGGTTGACTCTGGGTGCCATTAACGTTAATGAGAGAAGGCGCAGTCGGTGCGCGGCGGCCGGCGACGGCGGACGCGGACAGGAGCGTCGCGCCCGCGAGGCCGCCCCACAAGGCGATCGGGCCGTGGGCGGCGAGGGCGGTGATGACCGCCGGGGAGACGGCGAGGCCGAAGCCCGTGGAGAGCTGGAAGCGGGCGAGGGCCCGGCCCAGGAGACGGGCCGGGGCGAGGGCGGTGACGAGGGCCGTCGCGCTGCCCGCGTAGACGATCTCGCCGACGGTGCAGACCACGGACACCGCGGCGACCGCCGGCGCGCCCCAGCCGGGTCCCAGCGCGGTGGCGGCGAGGAAGCCGAGGTAGGACGCGGCGAGCACCACGCCGGCGAGAGCCAGCACCGCCCGCCGGGAGAAGCGGGACATCAGGACGGTGACCGGGACCTGCAACGTGACCACCAGCACCGTGTTCGCCACGAAGACGGCCGCCGGCCACACCGGGGACGCGTGCAACCGGGTCACCAGGATCAGGGGGAGCGCGACCTCGGGCACGTTGAGGCAGAAGATGTAGACCACGTTGGCGGCCAGCATGACGCGCATCCGGGGCGCGGGCCCACCGACGGCGTCCGGAGCGGTGTCCGGAGCGGTGTCCGGAGCGGTGTCCGGAGCGGTGTCCGGAGCCGCGTCGGGAGCCGCGTCCGGAGCGGGAGCGGAGGCGGCGGCCGGGTGGGCGCGCAGGCGGACCGACCACGCCAGGGCCGCCGCGGCGAGGTAGGCGAGCCCCGTGACGGCCGCCAGCGCCCGCAGCGCGGAGGTGCCGCCCGCCAGCGACGCGGTGGCGAGGAGCGCGCCCACGCCCAGCCCGGCGTTGCGCAGGGCGCGGCCGCCCGCGAGGGCGGCGTCACGCTCGCGGCCGTGACTGACCGTGGCCACGAGGGCCGCGTGGGCGGCCGGCCAGGCCTGGTTGCCGATGCCGAGGAAGAGCGCCGCCGTCGCGAACAGCGTGACGTGCCCCGCCGGCGCGGCCAGCAGCAGCGCCACCCCCAGCACCCGCACCAGCATCGACGCCGCCACGGCCGCGCTGCGCGCGCCCCGGTCCAGCCACCGGCCGACCGCGGGCATGCACACCAGGCCCACCACGACGCCGGTCGTCATGGCGACGCCGGTGACCGGCGCGGACAGCCGCAGCACCGTCACCCCGTAGAGCAGCAGGAAGGGCCGCAGCAGGCCGGTGCCGAGCGCGTCCACGGCCAGCGCGACGGCATAGCGGGGGCCTCCGGAGGCGCGGACGAGGGCCCGTGGCCGGATCTTGGTGGTGGTCGCCATGGCGTCAACGATGCGTCCGCCCGCCGAGCCGGCCGCGCCGGTTGACGGACAGCGTCAACCGACGCGGCCGCCGGCCGCGCGACCAGCGATGATGGGGGGATGACGGTGAGCATCGACATCCGCGGCCTGCCGCCGGAGCGACTGCGGGTTCGCCGCCTCCCCGCTGGCCGAGCTGACCGCGATGCTGCACGTCCTGGCCGAGCCCGGGCATCATCCGCAGCTCGCCGGCTGGGCCGCGGGCGTCTGGTCGGGGCTGCCGTCCGAGCTGGCCGAGCGGCTCAGGGAGGCGGAGTTCCTGTGGCGGTCCTCGCGGGCCGACTTCCTGGTCCCCGCCCGTCCCCGGCCGTCCCTCGCCGAGGAGCTGGACGACGTGGACCGCCTCGACGACGAGACCTACGTGACCGCCGCGCTCGTCACCACGTGCGGCAGCAACCGGGTGCACTTCGCCGGTCCGTCGCCGCTCGCCGACGCGACGGCCCGCGAGCGGGCCCTCGACCTCGCCCAGGCGCGCGGCGCGCTCCAGGAGGCCTTCGCCGAACGCCTGCTCGCCGACCCCGCGGCCGTGCGGGCGCGGGTGCGCGACACCCTCGAACAGTGCGCCGGGGCCTTCTTCGACGCCGCCTGGACGGACGTCGCCGGGCGGCTCGCCGCCGACCTGCGCCTGAAGAACGACCTGCTGAGGCGCCAGGGCCCCGCGGCGGCGCTCGCGTCCGTCTCCCGGGCCGTCACCCTGACGCCGGACGGCGAGCGCATCGTCGTGGACAAGCTGCAGGACAACGCGACCGCCGCGCACGGCGCCGGGGTTACCTTCCTGCCCAGCGTCTTCGGCCGTCCGCACCTGGTGGTGGTCCACGCGCCCGGCTGGCGGCCGGTGGTGCAGTACCCGGTGGCCGAGCCGGAGCCGGCGGAGCCGGTGCCGCTGGAGACGGTCACGCTGCGGCTGGAGGCGCTCGCGCACCCGGTGCGGCTGCGGCTGCTGCGCACCCTGGCGCGCGGCCCGCACACCACCGGTGAGCTGGCCCACGCCTGGGCACTCTCGCCGCCGGAGGTGTCCCGCCACCTCGCGGTCCTGCGGCGCGCGGGCCTGCTCACGGCCCGGCGGCAGGGGCGTTACGTCCGTTACACGGTCAACGTCCCCGAGCTGACGGCGCTGGGCGCCGATCTGCTGGCGGCCGTCCTGCGCTGAACGGAGCGGCCTGACAAAAAGGTTGACTGAATCGCGAAATTACGGACAGCCCGTCTACTACACTTCCCGATCACTATGGGACACCAATTAACCAGAAAAAGCAGATTCATCGGCGCTATATCGACGATTGCGGCCCTTGTCGCCTCTGTCGTTATTATTGCCGCAAGCCCGGAAAAGGGCGCGGCGGAGGCTGATGTCCGGTTGGCGGCCGGCGCGGCCGAGCGGCTGCAGGCGCGCCCCAACGACGGCTCGGGCCTGTGGCCGGACTTCTCCAACACCGGCTACCGGCACACGCCCGCCAATGCCGGCGGCCTGGGCCTCGGGGCCTACCCGGGCAAGCTCAAGGACTACACGACGGGCATGAGCTCGGCCAAGCCGCTGCGCCTGGAGTACGAGGACGGCAGCGTCATCTCCTTCACCCGCTTCCTGGCGGAGAAGGTCATCATCTACGGCGACAACCTCACCTTCGTCGGCTGCCTGTTCGAGGGCACCAGCCCCAACGACAACCTGGTGCAGATCTACTCCGACACCAACGTCTCGTTCCTGTACTCGACGTTCAAGCCCAGCTCGTACGACCTGCCGCCGGGCAACGACGGCACGGTCACGTCGTCGCACACCGAGCCGGGCACCCCGTACGACAAGTCCTGGCAGCTCATGACGACGATGAAGGAGGCCGTCGCCGTCATGGACCACAACGACATCTGGGGCAACGCCGGCCTCATCATGGTCACCGGCTTCCCGGGACGGCCGTCGACCTGGACGAACAACTACATCCACGACAGCGCCGACACCGCCCGCGACGAGTACCACCACGACGGCATCGGCCCGCAGAGCGAGGGCGACGGCGGCCCGATGGTGATCCGCAACAACACCATCGCCTCCATCGGCAACACCAACGGCCTGGCGCTGCAGGGCCAGGGCGTCTACAGCGACATCACCGTCGAGGGCAACTACGTCTCCGGCTGGGGTTACGCCCTGAGCATCGGCACCGTCAACAACGCCAGGAACATCACCGTCGCGGACAACGTCTTCTCCGCCGAGCTCCCGCAGCTGTACGGCTTCCTGTACGGCAACCTCTGGGGCGGCACGGCCGCCGGCTCCACCTGGCGCGGAAATCTGCTGCAGGTCCGCGCCGGCGACCTCAACACCCGCCACACGCCCGCCGACCACGGCACGTACCTGTGGCCGACCGACAACAGGGGCCACACCACCGACTACACCGGCTGAGCACCGGAACGGGAGCGGGCGCCCCAGGCGGCGCCCGCTCCCGGCCGGGGAACGCGGGTCGTCGGAGAGCGCCCGTCAGGTCGCGGGCGGGGCGTAGCCGAGCAGGCCCTCGTTGGTGACGCCAGGGCCTTCGCAGTCGGCGGCGGCCGACACGAAGTGGTCGCCGAAGCCCGGGATGTGGCAGCGGTAGAGCGGGACGTACGCGCTCGACGGGCGCGTCTCGTGGATCCAGCCCTCCGTCTGCACGATGGTCGTCCGCGTGCCCTCGCAGCCGGGGTCGAGGGAGACGAAGTAGTCGGCGGCGCCCGCCCGGCAGTTGTACAGCGCGCGGGTGCCGGGCTGCGGCGCCGACCACAGCGTCCAGCCGCCCTCGCGGGTGTAGCCGGCGGGCGGTGCGCCGGTGGTGACGAGGTGGCGGTGGTCCTTGACGTAGCGGGTGAAGGGCGTGCGGACGGGGGTGCGGCCGTCCGCGCAGGTGACCTTGCGGCGCATGACGCGGGCGTTGCCCCAGTCCGGCTGCGGGCTGGGCCACTGCAGGTAGTAGAGGGAGAAGTCGGCGCCCAGGTCGGCGGGGTCGGGGCCGTTGCCGACGGGCGTCACGTACGCGTTGAAGTACCCCGGGTCGCGCGCCACCGGGAAGCGGGCCGACCAGCCGTCGAGGCCGTCGCCGGAGGTGGA includes:
- a CDS encoding SDR family oxidoreductase, coding for MDLSGKVAVVTGSGRGLGLAYAEALAAAGAAVVVNDVGQEAVDAAVKRITGAGGRAAGVVAAVGDTPAAERLVGTAVERFGRLDVLVTNAGILRDRVLWKMTDDDFDAVVRVHLRGTFTCARAAAVRMREQGDGGRIVLVSSPAGQRGNFGQTNYAAAKAGIVAMARTWAMELARAGITVNAIVPVAATEMTRTIPAFAPVIEEAERTGEPFPAWLRRDEGLGTVDDVAGLVTFLASDASAGVTGQAIGVGGDRLALWAHPREKAVAFMDGGWSAEAIAEQWSTGVGAEPETYGIPAPKGAK
- a CDS encoding MarR family winged helix-turn-helix transcriptional regulator; the protein is MTEIQARRERAKAPASLLYMVKRLELAVRSRLDEVVRPAGITALQYTALTVLERHDGMSAAQLARDSFVTAQSMADMIRTLENRGLVRRERNPANGRELLIHLTEDGHELLATLAGAMLALEERMVLALSPEQADDFRQALATAWRALSRRD
- a CDS encoding DUF6011 domain-containing protein, with the translated sequence MDELILDLDEPATREHVTRCAACKHRLRTPESRALGIGPDCAAKLGIAPRRPLRVTGVPTGWDVDGQLDLLEETS
- a CDS encoding phospholipase D-like domain-containing protein, which codes for MPRTRFLRPAVLAAALTALCAQAVGVPAARAALPEPARSACRNAAEVPVETGAAFNDPLAGTATAVVERICSLIKQAPAGSSIEIAEFVVSGDAGADYAAVLLDAHRRGVAIRMVMDGYQVDNPAAASLISTLGTDESATSWVHVCSHLSPEGNTTSCQGTKGMHNKFSLFSLTGGRRDVVVQASNNLTDVNSTSYWNNLVVLPGNRELFAGYGKYFDDLAAEVQNPDYDTTVTAGGRGGRITAQFYPVADRDPIADRLGQVRCKPKGRTRVEIGQSEWDATRLAIVDRLAALVTAGCRVRVVHGPADPAVTAALDAAGVPRRVLDGSTPAGRIHSKYLVVTDPGHGPGWVMTGSHNFNATSLRRNDEAMVELSERRVVDAYAANFARVWEAGAAPGQA
- a CDS encoding MFS transporter — its product is MATTTKIRPRALVRASGGPRYAVALAVDALGTGLLRPFLLLYGVTVLRLSAPVTGVAMTTGVVVGLVCMPAVGRWLDRGARSAAVAASMLVRVLGVALLLAAPAGHVTLFATAALFLGIGNQAWPAAHAALVATVSHGRERDAALAGGRALRNAGLGVGALLATASLAGGTSALRALAAVTGLAYLAAAALAWSVRLRAHPAAASAPAPDAAPDAAPDTAPDTAPDTAPDTAPDAVGGPAPRMRVMLAANVVYIFCLNVPEVALPLILVTRLHASPVWPAAVFVANTVLVVTLQVPVTVLMSRFSRRAVLALAGVVLAASYLGFLAATALGPGWGAPAVAAVSVVCTVGEIVYAGSATALVTALAPARLLGRALARFQLSTGFGLAVSPAVITALAAHGPIALWGGLAGATLLSASAVAGRRAPTAPSLINVNGTQSQPDGQLVRTALRGESGCALDGRTPRS
- a CDS encoding helix-turn-helix domain-containing protein, with amino-acid sequence MLHVLAEPGHHPQLAGWAAGVWSGLPSELAERLREAEFLWRSSRADFLVPARPRPSLAEELDDVDRLDDETYVTAALVTTCGSNRVHFAGPSPLADATARERALDLAQARGALQEAFAERLLADPAAVRARVRDTLEQCAGAFFDAAWTDVAGRLAADLRLKNDLLRRQGPAAALASVSRAVTLTPDGERIVVDKLQDNATAAHGAGVTFLPSVFGRPHLVVVHAPGWRPVVQYPVAEPEPAEPVPLETVTLRLEALAHPVRLRLLRTLARGPHTTGELAHAWALSPPEVSRHLAVLRRAGLLTARRQGRYVRYTVNVPELTALGADLLAAVLR